In Lentilitoribacter sp. Alg239-R112, the following proteins share a genomic window:
- a CDS encoding PLP-dependent transferase has protein sequence MSDQQNFATLMATVFDDEDGAMTPPIVQSSLFSFDSYQAFEDRMAGISDKPLYTRVQNPTVTAFEDLMTKAESGEAAVGFASGIAAITSTLMAYVKPGFKIACVEHVYPDTFRFMERILRPFGVEISYHSAEAFENDADLLSGVDLAYLESPNSVIFQPINLQKVSEYAKRHGTVTMVDNSWASPVFQRPLTLGIDIVIHSASKYISGHSDTVAGVVVSSFSHIARIRDLTLSLLGAKLAPFEAFLLTRGLRTLNIRMMQHQATANLFVDRLSAIPQVRKINSPGANAVPGLTGRSGLMSVEFDDSVNIPKFSDALSHFRLGVSWGGFESLMLPARVGLAQAGEQNSMQKFGVSPNLVRLSLGLEDPEDLWADFVNALSQSAT, from the coding sequence ATGTCTGACCAGCAGAATTTCGCGACGCTAATGGCGACCGTATTTGATGATGAAGATGGTGCTATGACACCGCCAATTGTCCAAAGCTCGCTCTTTTCTTTTGATAGTTATCAGGCTTTTGAAGACCGTATGGCTGGTATCTCAGATAAACCTCTTTACACGCGGGTACAAAATCCGACAGTAACGGCTTTTGAAGACCTCATGACTAAGGCTGAAAGTGGAGAGGCGGCTGTTGGTTTTGCCTCCGGCATTGCTGCGATTACGTCAACATTGATGGCCTATGTTAAGCCGGGTTTTAAGATAGCTTGCGTTGAGCATGTTTATCCAGACACGTTTCGGTTTATGGAACGAATATTGCGTCCATTCGGTGTAGAGATTAGCTATCACTCCGCAGAAGCATTTGAAAATGATGCTGACTTGTTGAGCGGTGTTGATCTGGCCTATCTGGAAAGCCCGAATTCAGTTATTTTCCAGCCGATCAATCTGCAAAAGGTGTCTGAATATGCCAAACGGCATGGCACCGTAACCATGGTCGATAATTCCTGGGCAAGTCCTGTGTTTCAACGTCCGTTAACACTGGGCATTGATATCGTTATTCACTCGGCCTCGAAGTATATTTCAGGCCATTCGGACACGGTTGCGGGTGTTGTGGTATCCTCCTTTAGCCACATCGCACGCATCCGTGACCTGACTTTATCGCTTCTGGGTGCAAAGCTTGCACCATTTGAAGCCTTTTTGTTAACCCGTGGCCTTCGTACGCTCAATATACGAATGATGCAGCATCAGGCAACGGCCAATCTTTTTGTTGATCGCTTGTCAGCAATCCCGCAAGTCCGAAAAATAAATAGTCCGGGGGCCAATGCTGTTCCAGGCCTGACCGGGCGTTCAGGGCTAATGTCGGTCGAGTTTGACGATAGCGTTAATATTCCGAAGTTTTCTGATGCGCTAAGTCATTTTCGATTGGGGGTTAGCTGGGGAGGCTTTGAGAGCCTTATGCTGCCGGCTCGTGTTGGCTTGGCGCAAGCTGGAGAGCAGAATTCAATGCAGAAATTTGGTGTCTCACCAAACTTGGTTCGACTGAGCCTTGGTTTGGAAGACCCAGAAGATCTTTGGGCAGATTTTGTAAACGCCCTAAGCCAAAGCGCCACATAA
- a CDS encoding FCD domain-containing protein, whose product MSELTRKKTTLDSAATNALVHLESSDKNRDVLEALSRMIERAELGIGDRLPPEVDIAKKLNVGRSKVREALIAWQNMGIVTRNKKAGTRLAAEVSSKDIHLPVTLKLEAESLLRTHAVRRPLEIEAVRVAARNVTTQQSRVILARVAELMAAYEAGEDWRAADHRFHRAIHEASGNPLFEQLIRQIQEGFNAIYETPFGQPHLGLETIPLHPDLARAITERDGESAAEIMTKIMDMVEDDVREIMEGQNV is encoded by the coding sequence GTGTCTGAACTAACCCGCAAAAAAACAACTCTAGATTCTGCTGCCACAAATGCCCTTGTGCATCTTGAAAGCTCAGATAAAAATCGGGATGTGCTTGAGGCACTTTCACGCATGATTGAGCGTGCGGAGCTTGGGATCGGCGATCGGTTGCCTCCAGAAGTTGATATTGCCAAGAAGCTCAATGTCGGGCGCTCGAAGGTTCGCGAAGCGTTGATTGCTTGGCAAAATATGGGCATCGTTACACGCAACAAGAAGGCAGGAACACGGCTTGCTGCTGAGGTGTCTTCTAAAGATATTCATTTGCCTGTTACGTTGAAACTGGAGGCTGAGAGCCTTCTTAGAACACATGCTGTTCGACGCCCCCTTGAGATCGAAGCTGTGCGGGTTGCTGCTCGAAACGTTACGACGCAACAATCGCGCGTTATCCTTGCAAGAGTTGCAGAATTAATGGCTGCTTATGAGGCTGGCGAAGATTGGCGAGCTGCCGATCATCGTTTTCATAGGGCAATCCATGAAGCATCTGGAAATCCATTATTTGAACAATTGATCAGGCAAATTCAAGAGGGGTTTAACGCCATTTATGAAACACCTTTTGGTCAGCCGCATCTTGGTCTGGAAACTATTCCACTTCACCCTGACCTCGCGCGCGCCATCACCGAGAGAGATGGAGAGTCTGCAGCTGAAATCATGACGAAGATCATGGACATGGTAGAAGATGATGTTCGCGAAATTATGGAGGGGCAAAATGTCTGA
- a CDS encoding calcium-binding protein, with amino-acid sequence MTNLINGTSSDDTLDGTSAQDVFIGSAGNDRIDGGDAGYNQIDYAGSPSDYTFTQNNDGTVTVKKPNGGTDIISNIGGFWFVDAGVWMPLSDVLATNNDDETFTGTDGNDRFIADTGNDIYEAGAGDDSVQYLGRSSDYTLTRNVEGDITVVKPDGTSDTLRDVETVEFRDLDAIELVFADDIPVVAVGNNIIIGGPEDDYIDGTDANDDISSGGGVDVINGSKGNDNIDGGGAEYDQVDYDGAASDYTFTKNDDGSVTVVKPDGGIDTLKNIDGFWFKGSQEWKPLSEVLSDTDGGNTGGPIEGTDGDDYLSGTDGDDTINAGEGVDVINGSEGNDVINGGDAGYNQIDYDGARSEYIFTDNGDGTFSVTKPDGGMDTISDIGGFWFKGECKWYSIEDVCSPEPEEVCAEIEGSSMIWEGLTNAPKEYTVKLDEVVTEDTWVTVKIGSDTAQQTDGTGYKDFNVYYGPNVKNGQPFNPGTIKGEDVIYYTTNQTQQKNVEKVWLNDKIYRTGNTDGDGNARDNIVGVDNLVHDFLVYDSDGEIVSGDTVKVLVKAGEKTSEAFSIQANKEVEVGAKTNKGSNGDVEGNETFTLSVESVGDCLVKDNCLEVTIKDHKASVSPIVLDLNGDGEIGVTGETSSHQKDVDDEVVNTVQFDIDADGELDTIEWVDGSGDGILVDLSKVGENGSIDGSALFGDEGGKYANGYEKLKVFDKDGDGMVSGVELEGLGLWIDDGDAVLEDGEMQTAKEAGVSSISTDMKIVLDDEGRELMQSTAEVNGETILSEDVWFAESTQNQDELVNLNEEMNKEVILEDCFVG; translated from the coding sequence ATGACAAACTTAATAAACGGCACATCTTCTGACGACACACTGGATGGAACTTCTGCTCAAGATGTGTTCATTGGCTCAGCGGGTAATGACCGCATTGATGGCGGTGATGCTGGTTATAATCAAATAGATTATGCAGGTTCCCCAAGCGATTATACATTCACCCAAAATAATGATGGTACTGTCACAGTAAAGAAGCCAAATGGCGGAACTGATATCATCTCGAATATTGGTGGTTTTTGGTTTGTAGACGCAGGTGTTTGGATGCCTTTAAGCGATGTTCTGGCCACAAACAATGATGATGAAACATTTACCGGAACTGACGGAAATGATAGGTTCATTGCAGACACGGGCAATGACATATATGAAGCTGGTGCTGGCGACGATAGTGTACAATATTTAGGCCGATCAAGCGATTATACGCTTACACGTAATGTAGAAGGCGACATTACTGTTGTTAAGCCGGACGGTACATCTGACACACTGCGTGATGTGGAAACTGTTGAGTTTCGTGATCTTGATGCGATTGAACTTGTATTTGCGGATGACATTCCAGTTGTTGCAGTTGGAAATAATATTATTATCGGCGGCCCAGAAGATGATTATATCGATGGAACAGATGCTAATGATGATATCTCATCAGGCGGCGGTGTAGATGTCATCAATGGCTCTAAAGGCAACGATAACATCGATGGTGGCGGAGCTGAATATGATCAGGTTGATTATGATGGTGCAGCCTCTGACTATACATTTACAAAAAATGACGATGGTTCGGTCACAGTGGTTAAGCCCGATGGTGGCATAGATACACTGAAAAATATTGATGGTTTTTGGTTTAAAGGTTCTCAAGAGTGGAAACCACTTTCAGAAGTCCTATCTGACACTGACGGTGGAAACACTGGCGGCCCGATTGAGGGAACTGACGGAGACGATTATCTATCTGGTACGGATGGTGATGATACAATTAATGCGGGCGAAGGTGTTGATGTCATCAACGGGTCTGAAGGCAATGATGTGATCAATGGTGGTGATGCCGGTTATAATCAGATCGATTATGATGGTGCACGTTCCGAGTACATATTTACTGATAACGGTGATGGAACTTTTTCTGTGACCAAGCCAGATGGCGGCATGGATACTATATCCGACATTGGCGGTTTTTGGTTTAAAGGTGAATGTAAATGGTATTCCATAGAAGACGTTTGTTCGCCAGAACCAGAGGAGGTTTGCGCTGAGATTGAAGGTAGCAGCATGATCTGGGAAGGTCTTACCAATGCACCTAAAGAATACACCGTTAAACTGGATGAAGTTGTTACTGAAGATACATGGGTGACAGTGAAAATTGGTTCCGATACGGCACAGCAAACTGACGGCACAGGTTACAAAGATTTTAATGTCTATTATGGTCCAAACGTAAAAAATGGTCAGCCTTTCAATCCTGGAACCATTAAAGGTGAAGATGTAATTTATTACACGACCAACCAAACTCAACAGAAAAATGTTGAAAAGGTATGGCTCAACGACAAAATTTATAGAACTGGAAATACTGACGGTGATGGCAACGCTCGTGACAATATTGTTGGTGTAGATAATCTTGTTCATGACTTTCTGGTCTACGATTCTGACGGTGAGATTGTCAGTGGTGACACGGTAAAAGTTCTTGTTAAAGCTGGTGAAAAGACATCTGAAGCCTTCTCTATACAAGCCAACAAAGAAGTTGAAGTTGGTGCTAAGACAAATAAAGGCTCGAACGGCGATGTGGAAGGAAACGAAACTTTCACATTATCAGTTGAAAGTGTCGGAGATTGTCTTGTTAAAGATAATTGCCTGGAAGTCACAATTAAAGATCATAAAGCAAGCGTCTCGCCAATTGTCCTTGATCTTAACGGCGACGGTGAAATTGGAGTAACGGGTGAAACGTCTTCTCATCAAAAAGATGTTGATGATGAAGTTGTTAACACAGTTCAGTTCGATATAGATGCTGATGGTGAACTTGATACAATTGAATGGGTTGATGGTTCAGGCGACGGCATTTTGGTTGATCTTTCGAAGGTTGGCGAAAATGGTTCAATCGATGGTTCTGCTCTTTTTGGAGACGAAGGTGGTAAATATGCCAACGGTTATGAAAAGCTGAAAGTTTTCGATAAAGACGGTGACGGTATGGTTTCCGGCGTTGAGCTTGAAGGCCTTGGCCTCTGGATAGATGATGGTGATGCGGTTCTTGAAGATGGTGAAATGCAGACAGCAAAAGAAGCTGGTGTATCTTCAATCTCAACTGATATGAAAATCGTTCTTGATGATGAAGGCCGTGAATTGATGCAGTCTACTGCTGAAGTTAATGGTGAGACTATCCTTAGTGAAGATGTTTGGTTTGCTGAATCTACTCAAAATCAAGATGAATTGGTAAATCTTAATGAAGAAATGAACAAGGAAGTTATTCTCGAAGATTGCTTTGTTGGATAG
- a CDS encoding type I secretion system permease/ATPase, which yields MALSQVCRPLLVFSIFSNLLMLAAPLHMLQIYDRVLSSGSAETLIYISLIAAVALTLFGICEMIRARIAQRLSTQFTVKHADALFAGMTGGAVPVEKSNEIMRSFNTVRTFLASRSLISLYDVPFSPFFLLLLYLLNFQVGLLTTIGAGVLIAVAWLNKKLTKDSQKKASQTGTEAIAFASAIASRSEDIRAMGLLPALVDRWGNMMGAAINAEDASVKQSSFFMALSKSTRQILQITIMAWGAWLVLNGDMSGGMIFAASMISGKVLQPIEQMIGSWDGINRAQSAYTDLEKVLYGQENKIEKITQPDPSGHLTISNVSLTLDGQDKSLDILKDINFKVSPGELLAIIGPSGSGKSTLARIIAGAASPSTGEVMLDGCVQKNWPTEQWGRWVGYVGQEILLFPGTVAENISRMSSDENEAQIIKAAQLAGAHNLINSFPDGYMTKIGGDGVRLSGGQKQRIALARALYSSPKLLILDEPNAHLDQEGENILMKSLNRLKKSGVAIIIVTQRRSILKTANRIMMIKEGRQVPLNANSERPKPKTTANAGEPAPYSSIARPYPYRSPKSA from the coding sequence GTGGCGTTGTCTCAGGTCTGTCGACCACTGTTAGTTTTTTCAATATTTTCGAATCTTTTGATGTTGGCAGCCCCCCTACATATGTTGCAGATATACGATCGGGTTCTATCTTCAGGCAGTGCTGAGACACTCATCTATATCAGCCTCATTGCCGCAGTAGCGCTTACATTATTCGGTATATGCGAAATGATCCGTGCGCGCATAGCACAGCGCCTGTCAACCCAATTCACAGTGAAGCATGCGGATGCACTATTTGCCGGAATGACGGGTGGTGCGGTGCCGGTTGAAAAATCAAACGAGATCATGAGAAGCTTCAACACAGTGCGAACTTTTCTTGCAAGTCGCTCCTTAATCAGCCTTTATGACGTCCCCTTTTCGCCCTTCTTTTTGCTGCTCCTGTATCTTTTGAATTTTCAGGTCGGCCTATTAACAACCATCGGCGCAGGTGTATTGATAGCAGTCGCTTGGCTAAACAAGAAACTGACCAAAGACAGCCAAAAAAAAGCATCACAAACTGGCACCGAGGCAATAGCGTTTGCCAGTGCAATTGCCAGTCGCTCTGAAGATATCCGCGCAATGGGGCTTCTGCCAGCACTTGTTGACCGTTGGGGTAATATGATGGGCGCCGCCATAAACGCTGAAGATGCATCAGTGAAACAAAGCTCCTTCTTTATGGCTTTGAGTAAATCGACACGCCAGATCCTACAAATCACGATAATGGCTTGGGGCGCATGGCTTGTTCTAAACGGCGACATGTCTGGCGGAATGATTTTCGCGGCATCAATGATTTCGGGCAAAGTGCTTCAACCCATTGAACAAATGATTGGCAGCTGGGATGGTATTAATCGTGCACAAAGTGCGTATACTGACCTTGAAAAAGTTCTGTACGGTCAAGAAAACAAAATCGAGAAAATTACTCAACCTGATCCTTCCGGTCACTTAACTATCAGTAACGTCTCTCTTACATTAGACGGTCAAGATAAAAGCCTTGATATTCTCAAAGACATAAATTTCAAAGTATCTCCAGGAGAATTACTGGCCATTATTGGTCCGTCTGGATCAGGGAAATCAACTCTGGCCCGCATTATTGCAGGTGCTGCATCACCATCAACAGGCGAGGTCATGTTAGATGGATGCGTTCAAAAGAACTGGCCAACGGAACAATGGGGGCGTTGGGTCGGTTATGTTGGACAGGAAATTTTGCTGTTTCCGGGAACTGTCGCTGAAAACATTTCTCGCATGTCGAGCGATGAAAATGAAGCACAAATCATAAAAGCTGCACAGCTCGCCGGCGCGCACAATCTCATCAACTCATTCCCCGACGGATACATGACCAAAATCGGCGGTGACGGAGTTCGATTATCAGGTGGACAAAAGCAACGGATTGCGCTCGCGCGAGCTCTTTACAGTTCTCCCAAGCTTCTGATTTTGGATGAGCCAAATGCTCACCTGGATCAAGAAGGCGAAAATATATTAATGAAATCATTAAATCGGCTTAAAAAGTCAGGTGTAGCGATCATCATCGTTACGCAACGCAGAAGCATTCTTAAAACTGCAAACAGAATAATGATGATCAAAGAGGGTCGACAAGTTCCACTTAATGCCAATTCTGAACGGCCAAAACCAAAAACTACCGCAAATGCCGGCGAACCTGCTCCATATTCAAGTATCGCAAGACCTTACCCCTATAGAAGTCCGAAGAGTGCCTGA
- a CDS encoding HlyD family type I secretion periplasmic adaptor subunit: MKIVKQLRDRFTDYRRNDKSSSEKALLQPHVGHESKKLNWKDNVSAETASISRRGYIAVGVTLFIFVLWGSFSSISGAVIANGKIIIAGQNKLLQHPTGGVVRQISAKDGAFLNKGDLVAIIDPSEAISQLAQLRARKDVLIATQNRIRSSQVGRIETANLRGETFYGNLRGGIYTEDKTYNEGIYLAQIAELNASSNLLSRELSALKNQLSALESEYISVGNQAERNEQQLALLSKQLKNLNTLRNSGSIAENQVWQIESQRLTTLARLDELKGSSISLVSRMDEVEDRIAVLKATRKQDNSRELTDVLSELGSIKERIEAAERAVEYSEIRAPVSGTLTNLTANTIGGVINSSDIIAEIVPSGSPVQVEARIMPTDVASVYIDQNARVVITAFNARLVDPIDGRVNYISADSQIDPSTGETYFTARISLQPDQETISRVQAGMYSQVFIETEARSFFSYALQPITDSFRKAFREK, translated from the coding sequence ATGAAAATCGTAAAGCAGCTCAGAGATCGGTTCACCGACTATCGAAGGAATGATAAATCATCATCCGAAAAGGCATTGCTTCAACCTCATGTAGGACATGAGTCCAAGAAACTAAACTGGAAAGATAATGTTTCAGCGGAAACAGCATCAATTTCCAGAAGAGGCTACATCGCTGTTGGAGTTACACTTTTTATATTTGTTTTGTGGGGAAGCTTCTCATCAATATCCGGTGCAGTGATCGCAAATGGGAAAATCATAATTGCCGGACAAAATAAATTGCTCCAACATCCAACCGGTGGTGTTGTAAGGCAAATCAGTGCCAAGGATGGCGCCTTTTTAAACAAAGGCGATCTAGTCGCCATAATCGATCCATCCGAAGCCATCTCCCAGCTTGCTCAGCTCCGCGCACGTAAAGACGTGTTAATTGCAACACAGAACAGAATTCGTTCTTCCCAAGTGGGCAGAATAGAAACGGCTAACCTTCGAGGTGAAACTTTCTATGGAAATCTGCGAGGCGGCATTTATACAGAAGATAAAACCTACAACGAAGGGATATATCTCGCACAAATTGCAGAACTTAATGCAAGTTCTAACCTGCTCAGCCGGGAATTGTCAGCCCTCAAAAATCAACTATCTGCCCTGGAAAGCGAATATATAAGTGTTGGAAATCAAGCGGAACGAAATGAGCAACAGCTCGCACTTTTAAGTAAACAACTCAAAAACCTCAACACATTGAGAAACAGCGGATCCATCGCAGAAAACCAGGTTTGGCAGATTGAATCGCAGCGATTGACGACATTAGCACGTCTTGATGAGCTAAAAGGCAGCTCCATTTCGCTTGTTAGTAGAATGGATGAAGTTGAGGATAGGATTGCTGTTCTAAAAGCAACCCGCAAACAAGACAATTCTAGAGAACTCACAGATGTGTTATCAGAACTTGGCAGTATTAAAGAGCGGATCGAAGCGGCTGAGCGGGCGGTCGAATACTCTGAAATAAGAGCACCAGTTTCCGGTACGCTAACGAACCTAACGGCCAATACAATCGGCGGCGTCATAAATTCATCCGATATAATCGCCGAGATTGTGCCTTCTGGATCACCAGTACAAGTCGAAGCAAGAATAATGCCCACGGACGTTGCATCGGTCTATATTGATCAAAATGCACGCGTGGTAATAACAGCATTTAATGCACGTCTTGTAGATCCTATCGATGGTAGGGTTAACTACATCTCAGCTGACTCTCAAATTGATCCCAGTACTGGTGAAACATATTTTACCGCACGCATTTCATTGCAACCTGATCAAGAGACTATCAGCCGTGTTCAAGCAGGTATGTACTCGCAAGTTTTCATAGAAACTGAAGCACGCAGCTTCTTCTCTTATGCACTACAACCTATCACAGACAGTTTTAGAAAAGCATTCCGAGAGAAGTAA
- a CDS encoding M20/M25/M40 family metallo-hydrolase, translating to MRSRLYIAAVFCGIVLNGMGQAIAQNGEDQGINSNAEEWIVMGTDAAQALTNDLASKFIDVNDAPLFAINTEENGRTIARIEPNLTPFLHETMHEKFNRCGGYTVHESREAALSELNNPVYQSDFTHAVGIFNEPLDQAIPVNRALGLVQPSTIISTIRQMENLGTRHYQTSGGQEAAIRVQALWNGYGAGRGDFSVERIGHSWLQDSVVATIRGSEKPNEIVVIGGHLDSMNANDHNDAPGADDNGSGIAVVSEVLRVLTQMNFRPKRTIQFMAYAAEEVGLRGSGDIAARYRRENRNVVGVLQFDMTGFRGSNRDMYFVTDNVNPNATNFLRRLIRTYNANGAHRITYADTQCGYACSDHASWNRHQFPAAFPFESAFSEYNRAIHSPRDRVSVMDSTGAHQTRFAKLGLEFVIELAKSSGGNRPTPTSNRYLQTSLKVITNGAPRGCKSGEWACMTRLCKADMRDASAWRGWAGCWKSGSKFQCYFECGKISTLH from the coding sequence ATGCGAAGTAGATTATATATAGCCGCAGTTTTTTGTGGAATTGTTTTGAATGGCATGGGGCAGGCCATAGCGCAAAATGGCGAGGATCAGGGTATAAATTCGAATGCCGAAGAATGGATCGTTATGGGTACGGATGCGGCACAGGCGTTGACTAACGATTTAGCGAGCAAATTTATAGATGTAAATGACGCGCCTCTTTTTGCTATTAATACTGAGGAAAATGGTCGTACCATAGCGCGTATAGAGCCAAACCTAACGCCATTCTTGCACGAGACAATGCATGAAAAGTTCAACCGTTGCGGTGGCTATACTGTTCATGAAAGCCGTGAAGCTGCGCTTTCTGAGCTAAATAATCCAGTTTATCAGTCCGATTTCACCCATGCTGTTGGCATATTCAATGAGCCTCTGGATCAGGCAATCCCAGTTAATCGTGCGCTTGGCTTGGTGCAACCTTCAACGATTATATCAACAATCCGACAAATGGAGAACCTAGGAACACGTCATTACCAAACCTCTGGTGGGCAGGAGGCTGCAATACGTGTGCAAGCATTGTGGAATGGATATGGTGCAGGGCGGGGTGATTTCAGCGTAGAGCGAATTGGTCACTCCTGGTTACAGGACAGTGTTGTTGCAACAATACGCGGGAGTGAAAAACCAAACGAAATTGTCGTGATTGGTGGTCACCTGGATTCGATGAATGCTAATGACCACAATGATGCACCCGGGGCTGACGATAATGGTTCCGGTATTGCTGTTGTCAGTGAAGTTTTGAGAGTTTTAACACAAATGAATTTTCGACCTAAACGGACAATCCAATTCATGGCTTATGCCGCTGAAGAAGTTGGCCTTCGTGGTTCAGGTGATATTGCGGCGCGTTATCGTCGAGAAAACCGCAATGTCGTTGGTGTGTTGCAGTTTGATATGACGGGATTTCGTGGTTCAAATCGAGATATGTATTTTGTGACTGATAATGTTAACCCCAATGCGACCAATTTTCTACGTCGCCTGATCCGTACGTATAATGCGAATGGAGCACATAGGATTACATATGCAGATACCCAATGTGGGTATGCGTGTTCTGATCATGCATCTTGGAATAGGCATCAATTCCCTGCAGCCTTTCCTTTTGAAAGCGCTTTTTCAGAATATAATAGAGCGATACACTCTCCCCGTGATAGGGTTTCGGTAATGGATAGTACTGGTGCACACCAAACCAGGTTTGCAAAACTTGGTTTGGAATTTGTGATAGAGCTTGCTAAATCTTCTGGTGGAAACCGCCCAACTCCAACAAGTAATCGTTATCTACAAACTAGTTTGAAAGTCATAACCAATGGAGCGCCTCGCGGATGTAAATCTGGTGAGTGGGCTTGCATGACGCGATTATGTAAAGCGGATATGCGAGATGCATCTGCTTGGCGTGGTTGGGCTGGTTGTTGGAAATCAGGCTCTAAATTTCAATGCTACTTTGAGTGTGGAAAAATATCTACACTGCATTAG